The DNA segment ATATACCCGTAGCTTCGCCGTCCGGGGTGGGTCGGCGTAGGGTGTGGCGACGCACTGGCCGGTTGCATCGTACTCGTAGCCGTGGAAGGGGCACACGAGCCGGCCGGCCCGCACGCAGCCTCCCGCGGCCGGGCCCATGTCGGACCCAAGGTGCGGGCAATAGGCGTCGGCGACGCAAATGCGGCCGTCCTCATCACACCATGCGATGATTTCCTCGCCCATCCAGGCCTTTCGGACGAGATTGACCTTTCGCAGCTCCTGACGGCTTGTGACAAAGTACCACCCCTCCGGAAACGGAGAGGGAATTGTGTCGTTCGTCGGCACCTTGCTCCGAGTCGTCATTGAACAACGCTCCTCACGCGAATTCTCGGGCGAACGGTATTCGTCCCCTGTAGCAACCCACCGCTTCTGCTGGAACCGCGTATTCACCCCATCCCTGACGCAATTGATTCTACACGCAATTTTCAACCGCAAACACAATGAAGCCGCAAGTCCTCTCGATGCACTTGCCAATGCCGGCACGGTCTGATTATCAGTCACAGGCCGTACATGGGCTGCGCCTCATTACCGGTCCACTCCCGGCAACCAGCTACAGCCCATACGGCACGGTCGGTGATACATCAGGAATCCAGGAGAAATCCCTCCCCTCCCTCAGCGTTCTCCACCCGCATCATCAGGGCCGGCAGAATGGCAATCAGCGCCAGAAAGCCGGATATCATGAAGAGGTTCTGAAAGACGGTCACACCGGCCTCAATCAGAGGGGCTTCCGTCTCCTCGTACGTTGCTCCAATGGTCACGTGGGCGGTCAAGCTGTAGAAACGCTCTATCCCCCATGCGGACAAGGCTGACAACCCCAGCGCCATACCCACCATCCGGGCTGCCGTGACCAAAGAGGCCGCGGCGCCCCAATAGTGGCTCGGCGCCGCGCTCAAGGCGCTGACGGTTATGGCAGGGATGACCAGCCCAACCCCCAGCCCCGCCGTGACCAGGGGCGCCGTCAGCCTGAACTGGTCCACCTCTGTTTCCCATCCGCTCATGACCAGCAACCCCACCCCTATGAACGCAAGCCCGGTTATGCATACCGCTTTCACCGCAGTCCAGCGCAGCATGTAGCCGCCTACTACGGCTCCCACCGGTATGGCGACCGTCAGGCGGAACAGGTGAAGAGCGCTCTCCCAAGCGCCTTTTTCCTGGACGGTAGCGGCCATAAGGGGCACAGTCACCAGGGATATGATCAAGGCGACCCCCACAAAGAACTGCGCAATGTTGGAGGACAAAAACGCCCTTGACGTGTACAGGAAGGAGGCCATCAATGGCTGGGCGGTGTTCCGCTCCAGAACGACCAGCGCGAGGACCATGAGGACGCCGGCGCCAATCATGAAATACGGGACGATGGACTCTCCCGAAAAGATGCTTCTCTGCGATAGCGAAATGGACAGAATGGTGAGGGCGCCCGCCAGCACCAGCGCCCCAAAGTAGTCCATTTTGGCCGCGGGGTTGGGGCGGTTCGGCAAGACGGCCAGGAGCCCAATGAGAAAGAAGCTCTGGGGAACGTCCAGCCAGAAGATCCATCGCCAGCCAAGGAGTTCGATGATGGCCCCTCCATAGAGCGGGCCCAGGACGGAGCCGGCCTCGGCCGAAGCGGCCACGAGTCCCAGGGCAATTCCCCTTCTCTCCGGCGCTACGGCTGCAACCGCCATCGCCAGGCCGATGGGCACCGTCGCGCCGCCGCCGATGGCCTGCAGCACTCTGGCGGACACGACCCAGGGGAAGTTCGGCGCAAGCGCCACCAGCGCCGACCCAATGGCAAACAGGAGCAACGCCGCATGGAACATTCTGATGCGGCCGTAAACGTCTGAGAGGCGTCCCGCCAGCGGCATGGCCACCGTGTAGGCGATGAGGTACGCGGTCACGATCCAGGAAGCCCGGTCCAGGTCCGTAAGCGGGATTTCCAGGTCGACCATGACGCTGGGCAGCGCCGCCACCACGACAGTCTGGTCCAGCGCAGTGGAGAACACGCCCAGGCAGATAATGCCCAGGACAACCGATTCGGAAGTCCTTATAGAAGTGAGGAAAGTCCTTGCAGCGTTCACGACCCGGAGGCTACCTCTGGGAGTTGTATGTCCACAGGCACGTCAATGTCCATGTTCACCAGACGGCTCGTTTCCGGTGCGTCGTCGTTGAAGAGTTGTCCGTCAATTCTGAGCTGCCGCAGGGTGTGCCCATTTTCGTCGAACCAGTAGCTCAGCGTGATCGCGTGGCCCGGGTCCACCGACGTGATGAGGTTCGACATGTCTTCAGACATCACATTCCCATCGACCCGGATCGTCTGGAAGTCCCCCACAGACTCCCGCCCAACGACCGTTGGGTCTTGCAGGACGGGAAGCAATGCGCTCAGGGTCAGCCCCATCCCCCCGAAGTTGAAGGGCACCTGCTCCAGCGGCAGGGGCAGCCACGGCGCATCCCTGGAGAACTTCATGAAGGCCTGTTCCTCGATCGCTATGATCTCAATCTCCACGAACCCCATGCCCGGGGCTTCCACGTCCACCAGCATCCTGGCGCTGGCCGGAGACTGTATGTCTCCTTCAACGGTCTTCAGCGTCGTTCCAAAGAACTTTGCTCCCGATTGTGTTTCGTCGCTCATCCGGAACTTGGCGGTCGACAAGGCGGCCAGATTCCCGCCCGCGCTTGAAAGCAACTCCTCCAACGACAACTCTGGTTCCGGCGTGGGAGTCGGCGGGGGATCAGAACCACAGGCAGTAGTTAGCAGGAGGATGCCCAACAACAGAGGCACTATCGACCATGAGGCCCGTCGTATCGCGGACAAGTCCATGTTTTACTCTCCATTGCCCCGTAATCAGAAAAGTGCGGTAACTCAACGAGGAACAGAGCTTTCTGCCATGCCATTGGCTTGCACTTGCATCTTTCTTCGAGCAAGTGCCCGCTCCAAAACACTCCCGTAGTATCTCAATCTGCGCCACCTGCGGCAAGTGCATAGGTGAGGCCGAGAGTACGTAATACAAGGTTGCATCTGCTACTCGCCTTCGAAACGAGGGTGGGGAAGCTCCAAGAACAGGACATGAACGACTCAATCTCTGGGAGACCCAATTCGCGGTCAAGCCCTCTCGGGCCGGGACACACGAAATGTTGAGCAGCCGTGCGCCAAGCATGAAGCAAACCAAGAGAGGGGCAGGTTGTGATGCGGGACCATGACTGATGGGAGAGTTGGTGGGCGGCACGTACCGAATTGCGAACTTTTCGCTGGGAAGTCTTGATCCAGGGAGCGGGTCGCCAGTTTCGCTTATGTTCGGCGAGTCCTCGGAGTCTGGATCTCGCGGCTCTGCCAATCCATTGAACGATTCCAACCAGCAGATGGCGATGGGGCTGACAGCACGCATCTCGTCACCTGATCCCCTATCGACAGACTTGAGCGCAACCTGCGCGAAGTCGTTCCCAGCAGGTCCGTAGCGCCGGTACGCGCCCGGTCAGGCCGAAGTTGTAGGCGATGGTCAGTTCAGTAGGTTGCCGCCTGGCGCTGTCGGATTCGCGAAGACTCCTTTAGCTATCCTTACCATACTTATCTACTTGATAATAGCTAGTATCATAATTATAATCATTATGCTATAGGTAACATTCATGGAGCGAGGGACTCATGGCAGCAAAGGGCGAGTTGGTAGCCAGGATTGCCGAGCTGTCGGAGTCACTGGCGGCCAAGAGTCAACCAAAACCCGAAGACCTTGCCACGGAGACCAACCTGACCCTTCCGCAGATTCGGATTCTCTACTTCCTGAGTCGCGGCCCAAAGAGGATCACCGAGGTCTCCCGCGCCCACGGCGTCGCCCTTCCCAACGCCTCAAACATGGTCGAGCGGTTGGTCAAGAAGGGTCTGGTGCAGCGAGTGCCCGACCCCAATGACAGACGAGTCGCTCTGGCTTGTCTAACCAACGAGGGGCGACAGGTCATTGAAGCAATGGCGCGCAGCAACTTCGTAGTCGTTGAGAATCTCACGATGGCCTTATCGATTGCCGAGCTCGAGGTGGTCGTTCGAGCGCTAGAGATACTCAACCGGGGAGCCGATCATCTGGAGGCGGTCAACGATGATGCCGTTGCCGTCCCGGGTGTCGGCACGAGAGAGAGTGCCCCCGATTGAGGAGAACACGCTGCATTGACCAACAAGACTAGTGACTCGCAGGGAGGCAGCCGCATGGCAACGGAAGCGAAAACGGAGTCCGGATCGATCAAGGGTGCATCAAGGGCGGCCATTCACACGAGTGGACTGACCAAGTACTACGGCAAGAAACGCGGCATCGAGAATCTCGACCTGGAAGTCCGGGAAGGCGAGGTCTTCGGCTTCCTCGGCCCCAACGGCGCAGGAAAGTCGACGACCATCAGAACGTTGCTGGACGAGATCAGGCCCACTGCCGGCGCCGCCACGATCCTGGGCCTTGCTACGCACAGGGATGCTGTGGCCATACGAAGGCACATTGGGTATATCCCCGGAGACTTGGCGCTGTACCCGAACCTTACGGGCCGCGACACCCTCGAGTACTTCGCGAACATGCGCGGCGGGGTCGACTGGTCTTTTGTCGGCGAGCTCGCTGAACGCCTCAATTCCGACCTGTCCAGAAAAGTGGGAGACCTTTCGACAGGCAACCGCCAGAAGGTAGGAGTCATTCAGGCCTTCATGAACCGCCCCGAACTACTGATCATGGACGAACCCACCTCGGGACTTGATCCGTTGGTGCAACGGGAGTTTCAGACGATGGTGCGCGAGGTCACAGCGGAGGGGCGCACCGTCTTCCTGTCCAGCCATACGCTCTCTGAGGTCCAGCGGATTGCTGACCGGGTCGGCATCATCCGCGACGGCTTTCTCATAACGGTCGAGTCGGTCGCGGACCTGCGGTCGAAGGCGATCCGTCAGGTGGAGTTTGTGTTGGATTCCCCGGCAGATGCCGCCGTCTTCGCATCGGTCGCGGGGGTCCGCAACGTCATCGCCAACGACAAGCATGTCGAGATGTCCTTCGACGGAGACATGGGCGAGCTCCTGAAGGCGGCGACCGACCGCTACGGCGTTGCGGACATCAAGACCAGCGAGGCCGACCTCGAAGAGATCTTCCTCACGTATTACAAGAGCGACAGGGAGGACTGACGTGGCGGTTGCCAACATCTTCCTCAAGACCGCGCGGGACCGCTGGTTGGGGTGGGCGATCGCTGCCGCCAGCCTGACGCTGCTCCTCTTATTCGGGATGGCCACCTACCGCGACATCGATCTCACGGTCTACACCGAACTGCCTGAAGCGTTTCGGTCGCTGCTTGGCATCGGCGACAGTGTCGACGTGGGCGGGCTGGCCATAGGCTATGTCTTCGGATCG comes from the Chloroflexota bacterium genome and includes:
- a CDS encoding LppX_LprAFG lipoprotein — its product is MSDETQSGAKFFGTTLKTVEGDIQSPASARMLVDVEAPGMGFVEIEIIAIEEQAFMKFSRDAPWLPLPLEQVPFNFGGMGLTLSALLPVLQDPTVVGRESVGDFQTIRVDGNVMSEDMSNLITSVDPGHAITLSYWFDENGHTLRQLRIDGQLFNDDAPETSRLVNMDIDVPVDIQLPEVASGS
- a CDS encoding MarR family transcriptional regulator, with amino-acid sequence MAAKGELVARIAELSESLAAKSQPKPEDLATETNLTLPQIRILYFLSRGPKRITEVSRAHGVALPNASNMVERLVKKGLVQRVPDPNDRRVALACLTNEGRQVIEAMARSNFVVVENLTMALSIAELEVVVRALEILNRGADHLEAVNDDAVAVPGVGTRESAPD
- a CDS encoding ABC transporter ATP-binding protein, whose product is MATEAKTESGSIKGASRAAIHTSGLTKYYGKKRGIENLDLEVREGEVFGFLGPNGAGKSTTIRTLLDEIRPTAGAATILGLATHRDAVAIRRHIGYIPGDLALYPNLTGRDTLEYFANMRGGVDWSFVGELAERLNSDLSRKVGDLSTGNRQKVGVIQAFMNRPELLIMDEPTSGLDPLVQREFQTMVREVTAEGRTVFLSSHTLSEVQRIADRVGIIRDGFLITVESVADLRSKAIRQVEFVLDSPADAAVFASVAGVRNVIANDKHVEMSFDGDMGELLKAATDRYGVADIKTSEADLEEIFLTYYKSDRED
- a CDS encoding MFS transporter, with product MFSTALDQTVVVAALPSVMVDLEIPLTDLDRASWIVTAYLIAYTVAMPLAGRLSDVYGRIRMFHAALLLFAIGSALVALAPNFPWVVSARVLQAIGGGATVPIGLAMAVAAVAPERRGIALGLVAASAEAGSVLGPLYGGAIIELLGWRWIFWLDVPQSFFLIGLLAVLPNRPNPAAKMDYFGALVLAGALTILSISLSQRSIFSGESIVPYFMIGAGVLMVLALVVLERNTAQPLMASFLYTSRAFLSSNIAQFFVGVALIISLVTVPLMAATVQEKGAWESALHLFRLTVAIPVGAVVGGYMLRWTAVKAVCITGLAFIGVGLLVMSGWETEVDQFRLTAPLVTAGLGVGLVIPAITVSALSAAPSHYWGAAASLVTAARMVGMALGLSALSAWGIERFYSLTAHVTIGATYEETEAPLIEAGVTVFQNLFMISGFLALIAILPALMMRVENAEGGEGFLLDS